One Aquamicrobium sp. genomic region harbors:
- a CDS encoding Kazal-type serine protease inhibitor domain-containing protein, whose protein sequence is MPIFSFARIAGSLAVTAVVLAGCVVVEEGPGHRPPPPRPGGPTACTMEYVPVCGERRGDRQTFSNACMARADGYRVVHGGECRRGGRPGPGPDRPPRACTREYAPVCARRGRDVRTFGNACEARAADYRILGAGRC, encoded by the coding sequence ATGCCCATTTTTTCATTCGCGAGAATCGCAGGCAGCCTTGCCGTGACGGCCGTGGTGCTGGCCGGCTGCGTCGTGGTCGAGGAGGGGCCGGGCCATCGCCCGCCGCCGCCGCGCCCGGGCGGGCCGACCGCCTGCACCATGGAATACGTGCCGGTCTGCGGCGAGCGCCGCGGTGACCGCCAGACCTTCTCGAACGCCTGCATGGCGCGGGCCGACGGCTATCGGGTGGTTCATGGCGGCGAGTGCCGGCGCGGCGGCCGCCCCGGTCCCGGTCCCGATCGCCCGCCGCGCGCCTGCACGCGCGAATACGCGCCGGTCTGCGCCCGCCGCGGCCGCGACGTGCGCACCTTCGGCAATGCCTGCGAGGCGCGCGCCGCCGACTATCGCATCCTCGGCGCGGGCCGCTGCTAG
- a CDS encoding AI-2E family transporter: MAATDDDSTGTERQGEEPGGGGFVLTGIFIILSIYALYFGREFFMPVVLAFLFALTLTPIVRFLRKRGVPSALSATLLVLFSAGAVGLGGYLLSGPLMQLINDAPQIGRTLTERIEELRGPFDRLMQISAQIDNVTDTVNEAGVMKVAVQQPGILSQAAGTMLSVVTNAAIVFVLSLFLLASGTLFYEKIVQSFTTMSEKKRALRIVYDVEREVSRYLLTVAVINAALGAVIGVGLWAIGMPTPFLWGVMAALLNFLPYIGALATIVIVAAISIVSFDSMGYAMVAPAFVIACNVLEGQIITPLIVGRRLELNAVAIFIAVAFWSWLWGFIGALIAVPLLVVIKVFCDHFDGLQSFGNFLAAQQSDNGDEEEEERPSGTTTTP; this comes from the coding sequence ATGGCCGCGACAGATGACGACTCCACCGGCACGGAACGACAAGGAGAGGAGCCGGGCGGCGGCGGATTCGTCCTCACCGGCATCTTCATCATCCTGTCGATCTACGCGCTCTATTTCGGCCGGGAGTTCTTCATGCCGGTGGTGCTCGCCTTCCTGTTCGCGCTGACGCTCACCCCCATCGTGCGCTTCCTGCGCAAGCGCGGGGTCCCGTCCGCGCTTTCGGCGACGCTGCTCGTCCTGTTCTCGGCCGGAGCGGTCGGCCTCGGCGGCTACCTGCTTTCCGGGCCGCTGATGCAGCTCATCAACGACGCGCCGCAGATCGGCCGCACGCTGACCGAGCGCATCGAGGAGCTGCGCGGGCCGTTCGACCGGCTGATGCAGATCTCGGCCCAGATCGACAACGTCACCGACACGGTCAACGAGGCAGGGGTGATGAAGGTGGCGGTGCAGCAGCCGGGCATCCTGTCGCAGGCCGCCGGCACCATGCTCTCGGTCGTCACCAACGCCGCCATCGTCTTCGTGCTGTCGCTGTTCCTGCTCGCCTCGGGCACGCTGTTCTACGAGAAGATCGTCCAGTCCTTCACGACGATGAGCGAGAAGAAGCGCGCGCTGCGGATCGTCTACGACGTCGAGCGCGAGGTCTCGCGCTACCTGCTCACCGTCGCCGTCATCAACGCCGCGCTCGGCGCGGTCATCGGCGTCGGCCTGTGGGCCATCGGCATGCCGACGCCGTTCCTGTGGGGGGTGATGGCGGCGCTGCTCAACTTCCTGCCCTATATCGGCGCGCTGGCCACCATCGTCATCGTCGCCGCGATCTCGATCGTCTCGTTCGACAGCATGGGCTACGCCATGGTCGCGCCGGCCTTCGTCATCGCCTGCAACGTGCTGGAAGGCCAGATCATCACGCCGCTGATCGTCGGCCGCCGGCTGGAGCTCAACGCGGTGGCGATCTTCATCGCCGTCGCCTTCTGGTCGTGGCTGTGGGGCTTCATCGGCGCGCTGATCGCCGTGCCGCTGCTCGTCGTCATCAAGGTTTTCTGCGACCATTTCGACGGGCTGCAATCCTTCGGCAACTTCCTCGCCGCGCAGCAGAGCGACAATGGCGACGAGGAGGAAGAAGAGCGGCCGTCGGGCACGACGACTACGCCGTGA